In Nonlabens agnitus, the DNA window AATATCTGCCAGTAGCATTTTTACTTCTGCCTTTTGAAAGCTGGCTAGTTTTTGTTGCTCCAGCGCTGTCAACAGATCAATTCCCTGCTGGTAATCACCAGATTTGAACGCCATAAAGTTGGCATAATCCAGCTGTAGTAAAAAGGATTCTTCTGCTTTACCATACTGTTCCAGCATGGATTCATACTTTGTTTTTATTACTGTGTAGTCTGTAACTTGGGTGTTTGCCGTTTCAATTTTGAGTTGTAGCACTTGAGCGAGATATCTAATACGCTCCACCTGGCTGGTCTCGATAATGTATTGCAGAATATTTTGTGCCGCTAGATCGTCATTCTCTTCATTTGCTGTGGCAGCCAGATCCAGTAAGCCAAAAATATTTTCCTTAGTCCGATTATAAATCGCCTTTTCCTGGATAAAGGCCGCGTTAAAATCCTTTTGCTGCACAAACAGCCAACTCAAGATCTGATTGTACAATAGTTTGGGTTCTTTACGCAGGCGCAGTAACAAAGCTTTACGTAGTGCCTGGTTACTTTCTGTAGCAGCATCGTCAGTAACATACTGTGAGAACACTGCCTGAATGCGCGGCACGATCTGCTCATTATTTTCCATGAGGTCGATGTATTTTTCAAACATCAACTCCAGCTCACCTTGCTCACCATACAGCCTTGCGGTCTGGAAGTTGTAGTCCATACTGGGATCTACTTTCATGGTGCGCTCATAACTTTCTATGGCTTCTTTAAGAAGACTGCGTCTTTCAAATGACTGTGCAATGTTGTATCCATATTTAGGAATGGAATCAATTTGCTGTATTGCGATTTGATAATAATTGCTAGCAAGACTGTCTTTGCCTTGCAGACTGGCGTTGTAACCTTTTTCTATAGGGAACAAGAGCTTGTTGTAGGCCGTTTTTTCACCTGTGTCCAATAAACTATCTGCACGTTGATAATTTTCCAACTGTTGCTGGAAACCTACCATGCGAAATAGGATATTAAAATTCCGATTGTTGGTAGCATACGCCTTTGCATATATGGCATAGGCTTTTTCATATTCTCCTTGATCTGCATAGTTGTCTGCCAGTTGCAAGTTTTGGGCATGACCCAAATTGGTAAAGGACATTATGAGAAAAAGAAAGATATACTTCATATAGTTCTAATCTATGCGATCAAACCCGCAATAGGGTATGAGTACTTTAGGTATGTTGATGTGGTCTTCTTCTTGGAAATTTTCTAGAATGGAAGCCAAAATGCGTGGTAACGCCAGTGCGCTACCGTTCAACGTATGAGCCAATTCTGTGCCATTATCACCGTTTCTGTATCTCAATTTCAAACGATTGGCCTGGAAGGTCTTAAAATTTGATACGCTACTTACTTCCAACCATTTTTCCTGTGCGGTGCTGTAGACCTCAAAATCGTAAGTAAGTGTAGAGGTGAAACCTAGATCGCCACCGCAAAGACGTAAAATTCTATAAGGTAACTCCAGTTCTTCCAAAATTCCCTTGACATGAACGACCATCGCGTCAAGCGCGCTAT includes these proteins:
- a CDS encoding tetratricopeptide repeat protein, coding for MKYIFLFLIMSFTNLGHAQNLQLADNYADQGEYEKAYAIYAKAYATNNRNFNILFRMVGFQQQLENYQRADSLLDTGEKTAYNKLLFPIEKGYNASLQGKDSLASNYYQIAIQQIDSIPKYGYNIAQSFERRSLLKEAIESYERTMKVDPSMDYNFQTARLYGEQGELELMFEKYIDLMENNEQIVPRIQAVFSQYVTDDAATESNQALRKALLLRLRKEPKLLYNQILSWLFVQQKDFNAAFIQEKAIYNRTKENIFGLLDLAATANEENDDLAAQNILQYIIETSQVERIRYLAQVLQLKIETANTQVTDYTVIKTKYESMLEQYGKAEESFLLQLDYANFMAFKSGDYQQGIDLLTALEQQKLASFQKAEVKMLLADILVLQEQFNRALILYSQIQNDLPDSEIAQESQFKVARTSYFQGDFKWSLTQLKVLRGATSKLIANDAMQLSLTISDHSLYDTTFVALKAFAKAELKQYQNKNQEALSLYEALLQEHKGDDIEDEALLQQAKLFELDGKWQKAQENYRSIIDNFGDGILADDALYRLGMLLEEELQQQEEAQKIYEKIIYNHADSIFFIDARRRYRRLRGDFETSEI